From Streptomyces sp. NBC_01460, a single genomic window includes:
- a CDS encoding endo-1,3-beta-xylanase: MRYTGHRHVRRTVGAAVAAATALIALAGLTSSAEAGTASASVTGRGVPAAGKVMLVMGQDSDTLSDYRTDVLDKASLGAPAPGGVTLYTNLVLGGTPEPLAGMNSPANWGAGTVDFARTMREYPGAAVAVGLYLSDATSGCNNQPLRAVIGRNDADVTAGSPSLITRYRAKVDEMITRFKGYDRDILLRIGYEFDGPWNCYSSEFYKEAFRYIKGRINALGATRVATVWQSAAWPVNTNTDHPEWHYMVTDPGHLDAWYPGDEYVDWVGLSSFYNSRSVQTQWGCGSNDTDPVGLQNRVLDFARSHGKPAMVSEAAPQGSRTGAKTSSCIFRNSPAPSSGQAIWDGWHAGYFDWIDRNKDVIRSAAYINTNWDAQTQWQCAAGAQAGGTGCANGNWGDSRVQADPTVLAAFVNEIKKPMWTNGASGPAPTPTPTPTPSPTPTPTPSDPGNGTYMQGVTAGGTVWFAPKGFKATFVTVQYRIDQGAPQNYFLTFDAADNRWELPVTVPSGKTLTYSFNYQPTTQTSQVATPTYRWTAP, translated from the coding sequence CGTCGCAGCGGCCACCGCCCTGATCGCACTCGCCGGACTGACCTCGTCGGCCGAGGCGGGGACGGCGTCCGCCTCCGTCACCGGCCGGGGCGTCCCCGCCGCCGGCAAGGTCATGCTCGTCATGGGCCAGGACAGCGACACGCTCTCCGACTACCGCACCGACGTGCTGGACAAGGCATCCCTGGGTGCCCCGGCCCCGGGTGGCGTGACCTTGTACACCAACCTGGTCCTGGGCGGCACGCCCGAGCCGCTGGCCGGGATGAACAGCCCCGCGAACTGGGGTGCCGGTACGGTCGACTTCGCCCGGACGATGCGGGAGTACCCCGGCGCGGCCGTCGCCGTCGGGCTGTACCTCTCGGACGCCACCTCCGGCTGCAACAACCAGCCCCTGCGTGCCGTCATCGGCCGCAACGACGCCGACGTGACCGCGGGCAGTCCCAGCCTGATCACACGGTACCGCGCGAAGGTCGACGAGATGATCACGCGGTTCAAGGGCTACGACCGCGACATCCTGCTCCGCATCGGGTACGAGTTCGACGGCCCGTGGAACTGCTACAGCTCCGAGTTCTACAAGGAGGCGTTCCGCTACATCAAGGGCCGGATCAACGCTCTCGGGGCCACCCGCGTCGCAACTGTCTGGCAGAGCGCCGCCTGGCCCGTGAACACCAACACCGACCACCCCGAGTGGCACTACATGGTCACCGACCCGGGGCACCTCGACGCCTGGTACCCCGGCGACGAGTACGTCGACTGGGTAGGCCTGTCGTCCTTCTACAACTCCCGCTCGGTCCAGACGCAGTGGGGCTGCGGCTCGAACGACACCGACCCGGTGGGCCTGCAGAACCGGGTCCTGGACTTCGCCCGCAGCCACGGCAAGCCGGCCATGGTCTCCGAGGCCGCGCCCCAGGGTTCCAGGACCGGGGCCAAGACGTCGAGCTGCATCTTCCGCAACAGTCCCGCCCCCTCCAGCGGCCAGGCGATCTGGGACGGCTGGCACGCCGGCTACTTCGACTGGATCGACCGCAACAAGGACGTCATCCGCTCGGCCGCCTACATCAACACCAACTGGGACGCCCAGACGCAGTGGCAGTGTGCCGCCGGCGCCCAGGCGGGCGGAACCGGCTGTGCGAACGGCAACTGGGGCGACTCCCGGGTCCAGGCGGACCCCACCGTGCTGGCCGCCTTCGTGAACGAGATCAAGAAGCCGATGTGGACCAACGGCGCCTCGGGACCGGCACCGACCCCCACGCCCACGCCCACGCCGAGCCCCACCCCCACGCCGACCCCCAGTGACCCCGGGAACGGCACCTACATGCAGGGCGTGACGGCCGGCGGGACCGTCTGGTTCGCGCCCAAGGGGTTCAAGGCGACCTTCGTCACCGTGCAGTACCGCATCGACCAGGGCGCACCGCAGAACTACTTCCTGACGTTCGACGCCGCCGACAACCGCTGGGAACTGCCGGTCACCGTCCCGTCGGGGAAGACGCTCACCTACTCCTTCAACTACCAGCCCACCACGCAGACCAGCCAGGTGGCGACACCCACCTACCGCTGGACGGCCCCCTGA
- a CDS encoding TetR/AcrR family transcriptional regulator — MTDPRRGAGRTETIMRTTLELGQEIGYAKLSIEAVAARAGAGKHTIYRRWPSKGALLLDSLLSLHEPSLDYPDTGDIVADLREQIHAAVDLLGNPPFGPLFQALVGEAQADPKVASALNERFISPQADKTVARLEAARDQGQLSPAFDLGLAMAILSGPLYFQFLITQEPLTHEYVDRVIEALFAGMGEPA, encoded by the coding sequence ATGACCGACCCCCGCCGCGGCGCCGGCCGGACCGAGACCATCATGCGGACGACGCTGGAGCTGGGGCAGGAGATCGGCTACGCCAAGCTCAGTATCGAAGCGGTCGCGGCCCGCGCCGGAGCCGGCAAGCACACGATCTACCGCAGATGGCCGTCCAAGGGCGCCCTCCTCCTCGACTCGCTGCTCTCCCTGCACGAGCCGAGCCTGGACTACCCCGACACCGGCGACATCGTCGCGGACCTGCGTGAACAGATCCACGCGGCCGTCGACCTGCTGGGCAATCCTCCCTTCGGCCCGTTGTTCCAGGCGCTGGTCGGCGAGGCCCAGGCCGACCCGAAGGTCGCCTCCGCCCTCAACGAGCGCTTCATCTCACCGCAGGCCGACAAGACCGTGGCCCGGCTCGAAGCCGCGCGGGACCAAGGCCAGTTGTCGCCGGCCTTCGATCTGGGCCTGGCCATGGCGATCCTCTCCGGGCCGCTCTACTTCCAGTTCCTGATCACCCAGGAACCCCTGACCCATGAGTACGTCGACCGCGTCATCGAGGCACTCTTCGCGGGCATGGGTGAACCCGCGTGA
- a CDS encoding FG-GAP repeat protein yields MTNRPSRVLAAASFLLLSGMGVTAAPSAFAGTPGGTYADDRNCDFDGDGYDDVLTGAPGGTDGGKKGAGYVTVQYGAANGMGTATSVPRVRTAVFGQSTAGVPGSAEPGDGFGTAVASGDLDGDGFDDAIISLPGEDEGSVTDAGRVTVLYGSRNGLTTARVATLRSAVPEADARFGLAVAAARLSGETAGDQLAVADRSGAALFTYDAGSLRPTGRLDTDGAPGREALLPASLTTGNYDGDGYADLVVSGRSLEQDGRAWSAMYMGGAAGPEYARDLAGGTATASGDIDDDGYDDLVYGRPDRPEDVNEPLTGGMVGVHLGSAEGMADTDDLGTPAQVWTQDSAGVPGTAELGDGFGADVSLADIDGDGHADLAVGVPGEDIGTVADAGGVRVLRGSAAGLTASGAKSFDQESAGVPGSAEKGDRWGGQVRLADTDADGRSELLAAAPGENTSDGVVWWLPASTTGTVSTGSWSYGGGSLGASGADALFGASIDE; encoded by the coding sequence GTGACCAACAGGCCTTCCAGAGTCCTCGCTGCCGCATCGTTCCTGCTGCTGAGCGGCATGGGCGTCACCGCCGCGCCCAGCGCCTTCGCGGGAACACCCGGCGGCACCTACGCCGATGACCGCAACTGCGACTTCGACGGCGACGGCTACGACGACGTCCTCACCGGTGCGCCGGGAGGCACCGACGGAGGGAAGAAGGGCGCGGGGTACGTCACCGTGCAGTACGGCGCCGCCAACGGGATGGGCACCGCCACGAGCGTTCCCCGGGTCCGGACGGCGGTGTTCGGGCAGTCGACCGCGGGCGTCCCGGGCTCCGCCGAACCCGGCGACGGCTTCGGCACGGCCGTGGCCTCGGGTGATCTCGACGGGGACGGATTCGATGACGCGATCATCTCGTTGCCGGGCGAGGACGAGGGTTCGGTGACCGACGCGGGCCGCGTGACCGTCCTCTACGGATCAAGGAACGGTCTGACCACCGCGCGCGTCGCCACTCTGCGGTCCGCCGTACCCGAGGCGGACGCACGGTTCGGCCTGGCTGTCGCCGCCGCCCGGCTCAGCGGGGAGACCGCGGGTGACCAGCTCGCCGTGGCGGACCGCTCAGGCGCCGCCCTGTTCACGTACGACGCGGGCTCGCTGCGACCGACGGGCCGCCTCGACACCGATGGTGCTCCCGGCCGTGAGGCGCTGCTGCCGGCCTCCCTGACGACGGGGAACTACGACGGTGACGGATACGCCGACCTGGTCGTGTCCGGCCGCAGCCTGGAACAGGACGGCAGGGCGTGGTCAGCGATGTACATGGGCGGTGCCGCAGGACCGGAGTACGCCCGTGATCTCGCCGGTGGTACGGCCACGGCCTCGGGAGACATCGACGACGACGGATACGACGACCTGGTCTACGGCCGGCCCGACCGACCGGAGGACGTGAACGAACCGCTCACCGGCGGCATGGTCGGCGTCCACCTGGGCTCGGCCGAGGGAATGGCGGACACGGACGACCTGGGCACCCCGGCGCAGGTGTGGACACAGGACAGCGCCGGTGTACCGGGGACAGCCGAGCTCGGCGACGGATTCGGTGCCGACGTATCCCTCGCCGACATCGACGGGGACGGCCACGCCGACCTCGCCGTGGGCGTACCGGGTGAGGACATCGGCACGGTGGCGGACGCCGGTGGGGTACGGGTGCTGCGCGGCTCGGCCGCAGGGCTGACCGCTTCCGGGGCGAAGTCCTTCGACCAGGAGTCGGCAGGCGTACCGGGATCCGCGGAGAAGGGAGACCGGTGGGGCGGACAGGTACGCCTCGCCGACACGGATGCCGACGGCCGCTCCGAACTCCTGGCCGCCGCACCTGGGGAGAACACATCGGACGGGGTCGTCTGGTGGCTCCCCGCGTCGACCACCGGGACGGTGAGCACGGGCTCGTGGTCGTACGGGGGAGGCTCACTCGGCGCTTCGGGCGCCGACGCGCTCTTCGGCGCGTCGATCGACGAGTGA
- a CDS encoding peptidoglycan-binding domain-containing protein — protein sequence MATGLALVAAVSPAPAAYAANSGAYVTTLVDGDGAVTDDFGDHFDELGNSLCHGCGKSSNTDIVMLWQSILAAEHLMEPSDVGGDFGPVTKTATITWQRRHGLSGDGMVGDATWSRADDKLSWVGSAVRYRSGGLFGFVEFHRGDTTRSHDGGAHHLHKVMQGDGGHVFETGTRIHLRSRTMSLLSG from the coding sequence TTGGCCACGGGGTTGGCGCTGGTCGCGGCCGTCAGCCCGGCGCCTGCCGCCTACGCGGCCAACTCCGGCGCGTACGTCACCACGCTCGTGGACGGCGACGGAGCCGTCACGGATGACTTCGGCGACCACTTCGACGAGCTCGGCAACTCGCTCTGCCACGGCTGTGGAAAGTCCTCGAACACCGACATCGTCATGCTGTGGCAGAGCATCCTGGCCGCCGAACACCTGATGGAGCCCTCCGACGTCGGCGGTGACTTCGGCCCCGTGACCAAGACGGCCACCATCACGTGGCAGAGGAGACACGGGCTCAGCGGCGACGGCATGGTCGGCGACGCCACCTGGAGCAGGGCGGACGACAAACTGTCGTGGGTCGGGAGCGCCGTGCGCTACAGGAGCGGTGGGCTCTTCGGTTTCGTGGAGTTCCACCGTGGCGACACCACCAGGTCCCACGACGGCGGTGCCCACCACCTCCACAAGGTGATGCAGGGGGACGGGGGCCACGTCTTCGAGACGGGCACCCGCATCCACCTACGCTCCAGGACCATGAGCCTACTGAGCGGCTGA
- a CDS encoding dihydrofolate reductase family protein, translating to MAASYTFDVFSSLDGFGAAGGDWTGYWGRQGPELLAHRLALYGEEQRMVFGARTYRLFAQMLAASTEESDVRDPWVTRMRNMPATVVSTTLEAPVDWPDAEVVSGDAVEVVARLKEESDVPLRSHGSLSMNRALMAAGLVDRVQVTLFPVITGRSGLDPVFQGAADFDLDLIEQRTLDGHIQELVYRPALHA from the coding sequence ATGGCCGCCAGCTACACATTCGACGTCTTCTCCAGCCTGGACGGATTCGGCGCCGCCGGGGGTGACTGGACCGGTTACTGGGGCAGGCAAGGCCCCGAACTCCTCGCGCACCGCCTCGCCCTGTACGGCGAGGAGCAGCGCATGGTCTTCGGGGCCCGTACGTACCGGCTGTTCGCACAGATGCTGGCCGCAAGCACCGAGGAGTCAGATGTGCGTGACCCATGGGTCACGCGGATGAGGAACATGCCGGCAACGGTGGTGTCGACCACGTTGGAAGCGCCTGTCGACTGGCCGGACGCGGAAGTCGTGAGCGGAGACGCGGTGGAGGTCGTCGCCCGGCTCAAAGAGGAGTCGGATGTGCCGTTGCGCTCGCACGGAAGCCTGTCGATGAACCGGGCGTTGATGGCCGCAGGTCTGGTCGACCGCGTTCAGGTGACACTCTTCCCCGTGATCACCGGGCGAAGCGGGCTGGACCCCGTCTTCCAGGGTGCGGCCGACTTCGACCTCGACCTGATCGAACAGCGGACGCTCGACGGCCACATCCAGGAGCTCGTCTACCGGCCCGCCCTCCACGCCTGA
- a CDS encoding erythromycin esterase family protein: MPAPSPGASFTDWLRGHAVPLAHLDPDAPLDDLEPLRDVIGDARVVAIGEHSHFIEQFSLLRRRLLRYLVERCDFTVLGFEYGFSEGLPLDSWARGEGSDDDLAAHLAAAVPVGISEPLRWIRRYNRTASSPVRFAGIDIPAAGGSLLPALEPVADYLRRVDPETLPALETAMRTASSFAGGSAAVAAPAWARLPAADQDALTAILSRLLVRFRALEPLYVSRGDRRDYELALHQLEGALHGDHTFRAMAGLFAGDGLTADTSARDVYMARSVLWHLERLAPGTRIVLAAHNAHIQKTPIAFDGHLTGLPMGQHLDRALGDDYFALGLTSVAGHTAEMRRDEKAPFGFTLADTALEPPEKGSVEAAFADAGSGLGLADLRRARTEVSDGPDRIRLQSTYVRTPVLDAFDGVLTTPASTVTADLAI, translated from the coding sequence ATGCCCGCTCCATCCCCCGGCGCCTCGTTCACGGACTGGCTCCGCGGACACGCCGTCCCGCTCGCCCATCTGGACCCCGACGCGCCGCTCGACGACCTGGAACCCCTGCGCGACGTCATCGGGGATGCCCGCGTCGTCGCGATCGGCGAGCACTCCCACTTCATCGAGCAGTTCTCCCTCCTGCGCCGGCGCCTCCTGCGGTACCTCGTCGAACGCTGCGACTTCACCGTCCTGGGCTTCGAGTACGGCTTCAGCGAAGGGCTCCCTCTGGACTCCTGGGCCCGAGGAGAGGGATCGGACGACGACCTGGCGGCCCACCTCGCCGCAGCGGTCCCCGTGGGGATCTCAGAGCCCCTGCGGTGGATACGTCGGTACAACCGCACGGCGTCGTCCCCGGTACGCTTCGCCGGGATCGACATCCCCGCGGCAGGCGGTTCCCTGCTTCCCGCCCTGGAACCGGTCGCCGACTATCTGCGCCGCGTCGACCCCGAGACCCTGCCGGCACTCGAGACCGCGATGCGGACGGCCTCCTCGTTCGCCGGTGGCTCGGCAGCCGTGGCCGCGCCCGCGTGGGCGCGCCTTCCCGCCGCCGACCAGGACGCCCTCACCGCGATCCTCTCCCGCCTGCTCGTCCGGTTCCGCGCCCTCGAACCGCTCTACGTCTCCCGCGGCGACCGGCGCGACTACGAGCTCGCCCTGCACCAGCTCGAAGGCGCCCTCCACGGCGACCACACCTTCCGCGCGATGGCCGGCCTGTTCGCCGGAGACGGTCTCACCGCGGACACCTCGGCCCGGGACGTCTACATGGCCAGGTCGGTCCTCTGGCACCTGGAACGTCTCGCCCCCGGCACCCGCATCGTTCTCGCCGCCCACAACGCCCACATCCAGAAGACACCCATCGCCTTCGACGGCCACCTCACGGGACTCCCGATGGGACAGCACCTGGACAGGGCGCTCGGCGACGACTACTTCGCGCTCGGCCTCACCAGCGTGGCCGGACACACCGCGGAGATGCGGCGCGACGAGAAGGCGCCCTTCGGCTTCACCCTCGCCGACACGGCGCTGGAGCCGCCCGAGAAGGGAAGCGTCGAAGCCGCCTTCGCCGACGCCGGTTCCGGGCTCGGCTTGGCCGATCTCCGCCGGGCGCGCACGGAGGTGTCCGACGGCCCCGACCGCATACGGCTGCAGAGCACCTACGTACGCACCCCGGTGCTCGACGCCTTCGACGGCGTCCTCACCACCCCCGCCTCCACGGTCACCGCGGATCTCGCCATCTGA
- a CDS encoding PP2C family protein-serine/threonine phosphatase, whose translation MLHEFLAHVHSTAPTNLPGMVNRFAVRLGLRQVDIYLVDLQQRQLTLLSGERRLPVDGSLAGWAFRAMALRVEDTDSGELIVWLPLVDGVERLGVVGIHLTSLDTTLLERCRTIASVLAMVITSKRAFSDRFVQQARTGTMTLPAEMLRALLPPRSIGEDRAISTAVLEPAYELGGDAFDHALTESTLHAVILDAMGHNLASGLTTAIAMAGCRSARRRGSGLRELAHTVDDTLSEWLPEQFCTGIVMELDMPSGILSWVNCGHPPPLLIRDQQVLEDALAYPGEPPMGTPATLGGSPRVVHEVSLQPGDRVILYTDGVTEARLAGGAQFGLSGFTTSIIRATAAGELASEALRQLIHSLLEHQRERLNDDATILMLEWRRQHPSG comes from the coding sequence TTGCTGCACGAGTTCCTGGCCCACGTGCATTCCACGGCCCCGACGAACCTGCCCGGCATGGTCAACCGATTCGCGGTCCGCCTGGGACTGCGCCAGGTCGACATCTACCTCGTCGACCTGCAGCAGCGACAGCTGACGCTGCTCTCGGGCGAACGGCGTCTGCCGGTGGACGGGTCACTGGCAGGCTGGGCCTTCCGCGCGATGGCCCTGCGTGTAGAGGACACCGACAGCGGCGAACTGATCGTCTGGCTTCCGCTCGTCGACGGCGTGGAACGCCTGGGAGTCGTCGGCATCCACCTGACTTCGCTCGACACCACGCTGCTGGAACGCTGCAGGACGATCGCGTCCGTCCTCGCCATGGTGATCACTTCCAAACGTGCGTTCAGCGACCGGTTCGTACAGCAAGCGCGCACCGGGACGATGACCTTGCCCGCCGAGATGCTGCGGGCCCTGCTTCCGCCCCGTTCGATCGGTGAGGACAGAGCCATCTCGACCGCGGTCCTCGAGCCCGCCTATGAACTCGGTGGGGACGCCTTCGATCACGCGCTGACGGAGTCGACGTTGCACGCCGTGATCCTCGACGCCATGGGACACAACCTGGCGTCCGGGCTGACCACCGCGATCGCGATGGCCGGCTGCAGAAGTGCCCGCCGCAGAGGATCCGGGCTGCGCGAGCTCGCCCATACGGTCGACGACACACTCTCCGAATGGCTTCCCGAGCAGTTCTGCACGGGAATCGTCATGGAGCTGGACATGCCCAGCGGGATTCTGAGCTGGGTCAACTGCGGGCATCCGCCACCCCTGCTCATCCGTGACCAGCAGGTCCTGGAAGACGCTCTGGCGTATCCGGGCGAACCTCCGATGGGCACGCCCGCCACACTCGGAGGCTCGCCGCGTGTCGTCCATGAGGTGTCACTACAGCCCGGGGACCGCGTCATCCTGTACACGGACGGCGTGACCGAGGCGCGCCTGGCCGGCGGAGCCCAGTTCGGCCTGTCCGGATTCACGACGTCCATCATCCGGGCCACCGCCGCCGGAGAACTCGCCTCCGAGGCACTGCGTCAACTCATCCACTCGCTCCTGGAACACCAGAGAGAACGCCTGAACGATGATGCGACGATCCTCATGCTCGAATGGCGCAGACAGCATCCGAGCGGCTAG
- a CDS encoding CatB-related O-acetyltransferase has protein sequence MPPVPADPTVVHPMPGQPRVVLLKPLVTSPLIEVGEFTYYDDPDDPTAFETRNVLYHYGPERLVIGKFCALGEGVRFLMNGANHRMDGPSTFPFPIMGGSWSDHFDLITGLPGRGDTVVGNDVWFGYGTMVMPGVRIGHGAIIASGSVVVDDVPDYGIVGGNPGRLLRRRHSDADVDRLLALAWWDWPLPHLTEHLRTIMSGTVDDLEAAAPGPSRH, from the coding sequence ATGCCGCCTGTCCCCGCCGACCCGACCGTGGTGCATCCGATGCCCGGCCAGCCGCGGGTCGTCCTGCTCAAGCCGCTGGTCACCTCACCGCTCATCGAGGTCGGTGAGTTCACGTACTACGACGATCCGGATGACCCGACCGCCTTCGAGACCCGCAACGTCCTCTACCACTACGGGCCGGAGAGACTCGTCATCGGGAAGTTCTGCGCGCTGGGCGAGGGCGTGCGGTTCCTCATGAACGGCGCCAACCACCGGATGGACGGCCCCTCCACGTTCCCCTTCCCGATCATGGGCGGATCCTGGTCCGACCACTTCGACCTCATCACCGGCCTGCCCGGACGGGGCGACACCGTGGTGGGAAACGATGTCTGGTTCGGCTACGGGACGATGGTGATGCCCGGCGTGCGCATCGGCCACGGAGCGATCATCGCCTCCGGCTCCGTCGTCGTCGACGACGTCCCCGACTACGGCATCGTCGGCGGCAACCCCGGCCGGCTCCTGCGCCGCCGCCACAGCGACGCCGACGTCGACCGCCTCCTCGCCCTTGCCTGGTGGGACTGGCCCCTCCCTCACCTCACCGAGCACCTCCGCACGATCATGTCCGGCACCGTCGACGACCTGGAAGCCGCAGCGCCCGGCCCCTCCCGGCACTGA
- a CDS encoding amino acid permease, with protein sequence MSDGSITAADQLGADASAPSSPHVDAGDAGYSKDLKSRHINMIAIGGAIGTGLFLGAGGRLADAGPSLAIAYAVCGVFAFFVVRALGELILYRPSSGAFVSYAREFMGEKGAFAAGWLYFLNWSTTAIADITAAATYAHFWGMFSDIPQWVLALIALAVVLTANLISVKYFGEMEFWFAIIKVAALVAFMLIGIFLVVTQHPVDGHTPGLSTVSDSGVFPVGTLPMLLVIQGVVFAYASVELCGVAAGETENPEKIMPRAINSIMWRVGLFYVGSVVLLALLLPYTSYSGDQSPFVTVMDKLGVPGAAGVMNLVVLTAALSSLNSGLYSTGRILRSMALSGSAPRFTGLMNKGQVPYGGILLTAGFGVLGVGLNYVVPGQAFEIVLNFASIGILGTWGMIMLCSLVFWHRSQDGRVSRPAYRLPWAPYTQIVTLLFLVGVAFLMWWGGGVGRTTVLCLPLIAAALVGGWFLVRGRVNDMARAKQGA encoded by the coding sequence ATGAGTGACGGCAGCATCACAGCAGCCGATCAGCTCGGCGCAGACGCGTCCGCGCCGAGCTCCCCCCACGTGGACGCCGGCGACGCCGGGTACAGCAAGGACCTCAAGTCCCGCCACATCAACATGATCGCCATCGGCGGTGCGATCGGCACCGGGCTCTTCCTGGGCGCGGGCGGCCGTCTGGCCGACGCCGGCCCGTCCCTCGCCATCGCCTACGCCGTCTGCGGTGTCTTCGCGTTCTTCGTCGTGCGCGCGCTCGGCGAGCTGATCCTCTACCGCCCGTCGTCCGGCGCCTTCGTCTCCTACGCCCGTGAGTTCATGGGCGAGAAGGGCGCCTTCGCGGCCGGCTGGCTGTACTTCCTCAACTGGTCGACCACCGCGATCGCGGACATCACCGCCGCGGCGACGTACGCCCACTTCTGGGGCATGTTCAGCGACATCCCCCAGTGGGTCCTCGCGCTGATCGCCCTCGCCGTGGTGCTCACGGCCAATCTCATCTCGGTGAAGTACTTCGGTGAGATGGAGTTCTGGTTCGCGATCATCAAGGTGGCCGCTCTGGTCGCGTTCATGCTGATCGGCATCTTCCTCGTGGTCACCCAGCATCCGGTGGACGGCCACACCCCGGGGCTCTCCACCGTCTCGGACAGCGGCGTCTTCCCCGTCGGCACGCTTCCGATGCTGCTCGTGATCCAGGGAGTCGTCTTCGCTTATGCGTCCGTCGAGCTGTGCGGCGTCGCAGCGGGCGAGACCGAGAACCCCGAGAAGATCATGCCCAGGGCGATCAACTCCATCATGTGGCGGGTCGGCCTGTTCTACGTCGGCTCGGTGGTACTGCTCGCCCTGCTGCTGCCGTACACCTCCTACAGCGGGGACCAGAGCCCGTTCGTCACCGTCATGGACAAGCTCGGCGTGCCCGGTGCGGCAGGCGTGATGAATCTGGTCGTGCTGACCGCCGCGCTGTCCAGCCTGAACTCCGGCCTCTACTCCACGGGCCGTATCCTGCGTTCCATGGCCCTGTCGGGTTCCGCGCCCCGCTTCACCGGTCTGATGAACAAGGGGCAGGTGCCCTACGGCGGCATTCTGCTGACTGCGGGCTTCGGGGTGCTGGGTGTCGGGCTGAACTACGTCGTGCCCGGCCAGGCATTCGAGATCGTGCTGAACTTCGCGTCGATCGGCATCCTCGGCACCTGGGGCATGATCATGCTCTGCTCCCTGGTGTTCTGGCACCGCTCGCAGGACGGCCGGGTCTCGCGGCCCGCCTACCGCCTGCCCTGGGCCCCGTACACCCAGATCGTCACACTGCTGTTCCTGGTCGGTGTGGCCTTCCTGATGTGGTGGGGCGGCGGCGTCGGCAGGACGACCGTCCTGTGCCTGCCGTTGATCGCTGCCGCGCTGGTCGGAGGCTGGTTCCTCGTCCGTGGCCGGGTGAACGACATGGCACGGGCGAAGCAGGGCGCCTGA
- a CDS encoding DUF6355 family natural product biosynthesis protein — MKPSLARTRRIAFAAASGALVATSMVASAGPTSAESVRGPEVRQTRPSAAVQCGFFRYSVRESQFAGYNHCGETTVLVHVDVRGGGSTNDYHLCVSPGPTQLPGAGPNYLNAYYIGGAGCRSGQRTGHTSH; from the coding sequence GTGAAGCCCTCCCTGGCCCGCACCCGTCGAATCGCCTTCGCGGCAGCGTCGGGCGCACTCGTCGCGACGTCGATGGTTGCGTCCGCAGGTCCGACCTCCGCGGAATCCGTCCGCGGTCCTGAAGTACGGCAGACGCGTCCGAGCGCCGCCGTGCAGTGCGGCTTCTTCCGGTACAGCGTCCGGGAGTCCCAGTTCGCCGGATACAACCACTGCGGCGAGACGACGGTGCTGGTCCACGTCGACGTCAGGGGAGGCGGCAGCACGAACGACTACCACCTCTGTGTCAGTCCCGGCCCCACGCAGCTGCCGGGCGCCGGCCCGAACTACCTCAATGCGTACTACATCGGCGGCGCAGGGTGCCGTAGCGGGCAGCGCACCGGACACACGTCTCACTGA
- a CDS encoding AAA family ATPase — protein MLIATAGLPGAGKTSVAEALGRELAAPVVSVDPIEAAMWRAGVARSRTTGLAAYAVTEAVADGVLALGQTVIVDAVNAVEEARGQWRSLASRHGVPLVFIEVVCSDPTVHRRRLGSRSRDIEGFSEPSWEAVERRRAEFAPWVDDRLVLDSVVDLQSNVAAALDFLAAVT, from the coding sequence ATGCTGATCGCGACGGCCGGGCTGCCCGGTGCGGGGAAGACCTCGGTCGCCGAGGCGCTGGGGCGGGAGTTGGCCGCTCCGGTCGTGTCGGTGGATCCGATCGAGGCGGCGATGTGGCGTGCGGGTGTGGCTCGCAGTCGTACCACCGGCCTCGCGGCGTATGCCGTGACCGAGGCTGTGGCCGACGGTGTGCTGGCCCTGGGACAAACGGTGATCGTCGACGCGGTCAACGCCGTCGAGGAGGCGCGGGGTCAGTGGCGGTCACTGGCGAGCCGTCACGGCGTGCCCCTGGTGTTCATCGAGGTGGTGTGTTCGGATCCGACCGTGCACCGTCGGCGGCTCGGGAGCCGGTCCCGGGACATCGAGGGCTTCAGCGAGCCGAGCTGGGAAGCGGTGGAGCGGCGGCGGGCGGAGTTCGCCCCGTGGGTCGACGACCGGTTGGTGCTGGACAGTGTGGTCGACCTGCAGTCGAACGTCGCGGCGGCGCTGGACTTCCTGGCCGCGGTGACCTGA